The stretch of DNA AAGTTTCGCCGCATATCCGGACTCCTTCTTTTTCTGTTTGGGGCATCCGCCTGCACGGTGGCGTTTCCAGTCTTTCATAATGTCATTTATTGACTCGAATACGGATATTGCGGCAGGCATGACGATAATTGCACCCAGGATCGAGAATCCTACTGCAATAACGGTAACTATTCCGAAGTTTTGGATTATCGGGGACGTTGACAGGGTGAGTGCAGAGAAACCGCAGACTGTTGCAAGACCGGATACGGAAACTGCTGCTCCAATCTTCTGGACGGATGTCTGAATGGCCGTGATTGTATCCAGCCCCTTCTCTTTTTCCTCCAGGTACCTCTCCATCATAACAATCGTGTACTCTGATGCTACACCTATCGTCATCGCACCAAGGCATGCCGTAAGGAGAGTGTATGTAAGCCCCAGCGAATACATGATAATCCCGTTCCAGCCTACAATCATTATAATCGGAACAAGGGGTGTGACCGCGGTGAACTTCCTGTATAATAATATCAGCAACAGAAGAATCAGCCCGAACCCGACAAATGTCATCGGATTCTTGGTTTCTTCAATTCCATCGATAAGATCGCCAAACATTACCGACTGTCCGGTATATGTGACGGTCATACCGGGGTGCGGAGTGTACCAGTCCAGGTCCTTCTGCATATCCTTGATAAGTGCCTGAGTTGCCGGAATGGAGAGATCCTCCATCGAAAATTCCATCACTGTTTCGGTATTACCGTTCAGATAACTCTCTTTTGTACTCTCGGGAATAAGATTCCATACTCTTTCAATCTCGGTAGCTTCTGTCGGGAGAACGCCGTTGTTGTAAAGTTTCAGGTATGTTGCAACACTCGTGACACCTGTAAGATCATCCTGTTTGGATAGCTCATACTCTCCAAAATCATCAATCCAGCGCAAAGTGCCAGGTTCAAGTACCGAATCAGCCTTGACGAATGCCGTAATCGTATCCGTTGAACCTACGACACTGCTGAGCTTATTCATCGATATCATCGCAGGCATATTCTGCGGAACCATCGCATCCTCGTCTGTATCGATTATTATTGTTTCATCAAGCTGAATTCCTACAATCGCGAGCATCAGAAGAGCCACAAGGACCGGAGCCGGGTTCCTTGCAATCTTTCCCGCAAGTTTTCCGATCGCGATATCATATCTCTCCATAAAAGAGCCTTTCGTACCCGGCTTTACATGCGGGGGCTCTTCACATCCCTTCCAGTCGAGCTGACAGGATTCAGCCTGATCGAGAGGATTTAATCCGCCGGTTTTGGGTTTATATTTAACAATTGTTGCAAATGTAGGAATAACTACCATTGCCGAGAGATAACAGCATGCAATACCGATGATACATGTAGTTCCAAATCCTGAAATCATCGGTGACGGTGCGAGAAAAGTCAATGCGACAAATCCGAGGGCGGTTGCACACATGGCGAAAAATATTGCAGGGCCTGAATTTGTAACCGTTGTAAATACTGCCTCCTTCATCGTGGACCTTTTTATCTCTTCGTCAAACCTGGACTGGAACTGAATTGCATAGTCCACACCTATACCTATCAGAACAGGAAACGCCGCAATGACAATGGAAGTGACAGGTATTCCTGCAAACCCCATTACCCCGAATGTAGAGAGGATTCCGCAGAATACGATAAAAACAGGGAGGAGCCTGTATCTCACATGCCCGAACAGGACAAACATTGCAATGACCATAAAGATCATTGCAAGGGCGATGAGAGTTCCCATGCTGTTCTGCATATCCGCCTGCATCTCTACAGTGAATGCAGGACTTCCGGTCGGAGTTATCGTAATTCCTGCCGGGGGATTTGAGAAGGCAATAAGGCTATCCACATTGTTGACAATTCCCTCCTGTGCCTCCTCAGGAACACCTGTTTCAAGAGGAATGCTTACAAGAGTCATCATC from Methanolacinia petrolearia DSM 11571 encodes:
- a CDS encoding efflux RND transporter permease subunit, whose amino-acid sequence is MIILKSPFEFIAQSINKRPFVVAGLIITVLLLGIYGATMITMETGTETYLDTDKPVGSLLMHYTEIFGSDSVVLIVEGADVTRPDVLNYLESLEGDLGGQRYIAGATGIVDLIKSANGGVIPQNQADVDAVLDSLPSDYLDVLLPSKMMTLVSIPLETGVPEEAQEGIVNNVDSLIAFSNPPAGITITPTGSPAFTVEMQADMQNSMGTLIALAMIFMVIAMFVLFGHVRYRLLPVFIVFCGILSTFGVMGFAGIPVTSIVIAAFPVLIGIGVDYAIQFQSRFDEEIKRSTMKEAVFTTVTNSGPAIFFAMCATALGFVALTFLAPSPMISGFGTTCIIGIACCYLSAMVVIPTFATIVKYKPKTGGLNPLDQAESCQLDWKGCEEPPHVKPGTKGSFMERYDIAIGKLAGKIARNPAPVLVALLMLAIVGIQLDETIIIDTDEDAMVPQNMPAMISMNKLSSVVGSTDTITAFVKADSVLEPGTLRWIDDFGEYELSKQDDLTGVTSVATYLKLYNNGVLPTEATEIERVWNLIPESTKESYLNGNTETVMEFSMEDLSIPATQALIKDMQKDLDWYTPHPGMTVTYTGQSVMFGDLIDGIEETKNPMTFVGFGLILLLLILLYRKFTAVTPLVPIIMIVGWNGIIMYSLGLTYTLLTACLGAMTIGVASEYTIVMMERYLEEKEKGLDTITAIQTSVQKIGAAVSVSGLATVCGFSALTLSTSPIIQNFGIVTVIAVGFSILGAIIVMPAAISVFESINDIMKDWKRHRAGGCPKQKKKESGYAAKLSEFLKI